In Rhodothermales bacterium, the DNA window ATAGCCGTGAGGGTGTCCTCGGGCAGCCACTCGCCGAAGGTGTCGAACGCCTTCTCGCCGGCGTAGACCTCGAACCACTCGATCTGGCGGTCGCTGCCGTATGCTTTCTCCACGGCGGCGTCGAGCACGCGGCGGGAGGCGGCCCAGATGTCAGGGCCGGTGCCGTCGCCCTCGATGAACGGGAGGATCGGCCGGTCGGGGACGTCGAGCGAGCCGTCGCGCATCGCGATGGCTTCGCCGTCGGTGGGCGCGGTGAGTTGGGTGAAGGCGGCGTCAGACATGGGCGTTTCGGTAGAGGAGGAAAGGGTGAGAGGGTAGGTCGTACTCACAGCCGGCCGAAGAGGTCGCGGAAGCGGAGCTCCCAGACTTTCAGCGCGGCCTCGCGGACGATGGCCTTGCTCATCTTGCTCTGGCCCTCCGTCCGCTCGGTGAATGTGATGGGCACTTCGACGACGGTGAACCCCTTGCGCCACGCCCGATACGTCATCTCGATCTGGAACGAGTAGCCGTTCGAGGAGACGCGGTCGAAGTCGATGGCCTGGAGGACGCGGTGGTGGAAGCACTTGAAGCCAGCCGTGACGTCTTGGACCGGCAGCCGGGTGATGGAGCGGGTGTAGATCCCCGCGCCGTACGAGAGGATCAGCCGCGAGAGCGGCCAGTTCAGCACGCGCACGCCGTCGACGTAGCGGCTGCCCACCGCGACATCCGCGCCGGAGCGGACGGCTTCGACGAGGAGCGGGAGGTCGGCGGGGTTGTGCGAGAAGTCGGCGTCCATCTCGCAGATGAAGAGGTAGCCGTGGTCGCGGGCGTAGCGGAAGCCGGTGAGGTAGGCCGTCCCGAGCCCTTGCTTCCCTGCACGCTCGATGAGGTGGACGCGGCCGGGGAACTCGTTTTGGATCTCGCGGACGAGGTCGGCCGTCCCGTCCGGCGAGCCGTCGTCGACGATGAGCACGTCGTAGCCGTCCGGCAGCGCGATGACCTGGCGCAGGAGGGGGCCGACGTTCGCCGCCTCGTTGTAGGTCGGGACGACGACGAGCACGCGCGGCGCGTCGGGGGCGTCGCTGGGGAGGGCGGGGGCGATGGGGGCGGTGTCGGGCAACGGGGAGCGAGAAAGGCGGAGTCGGAAACTAAGGAGGGCGGCGTTGATCGGCTAGGGCGGCGGCGTGGCTAAATGCGCCGGCGAAGGCGTCCTCCTTCACGCAGGGTTTCCACCGCGTGCGGGACCGCATCGCGCCCTCCGTGGTATATTGCAGCCCGCGCCGCGAGGCCTCCCTCTGCGCGCCGAGCACCTCCTCTTACGAACCCGCACGCTCCGATGGCGAACGAGACGAAGAAGGCCCCGCGCAAGCGCGCAGCCAAGGGCAAGAGCACCCCTCCCGACACGACCTCCGACGCCAAGAAGCCGAACGGTCAACTCCCCACCGAACCCCCGAAAGGAACGCCCGACGACGCCGACTTCCGGTTCTACACGAAGGGCGGACACACGCACGAGTCCCTCGGGCTCAGCGAGGACGACCTGGTCGGGATGTACCGGAGCATGATGCTCCAGCGCCGCTTCGAGGAGCGCGCCGCGCAGATGTACGGCCGCCAGAAGATCTCCGGCTTCCTCCACCTCTACATCGGGCAGGAGGCCGTCTCGACGGGCACCGTGCAGGCGCTCCAGCCCGCCGACCCGATCATCACCGCCTACCGCGACCACGGCCTCGGCCTGGCGCGCGGCATGACGGCCAACGAGTGCATGGCCGAACTCTTCGGAAAGATCGACGGCTCGTCGCGTGGCAAGGGCGGCTCGATGCACTTCTTCGACGTCGAGCATCACTTCTACGGCGGGCACGGCATCGTCGGCGGGCAGATCCCCGTCGCCGTCGGGCTCGGCTTCGCGGCGAAGTACAAGGAGACGGGGAACGTCGCCGTCGGCTTCTTCGGGGACGGCGCCATCAACCAGGGCGCGTTCCACGAGGCGGCCAACCTCGCCTCGCTCTACGACATCCCCGTGCTGCTCTGCTGCGAGAACAATGCGTACGGCATGGGCACGAGCGTCGAGCGCTCGACGGCGCAGCCCGAGCTCTACAAGAAGGCGTACGCCTACGACATGACCGGCGCCGTCGTCAACGGGATGGACGTGTTCGAGGTCTACTACGCGATGAGCGAGCTCGCGAAGCAGGCGCGCGAGCAGAACCGGCCCGCCCTCGTCGACATCCGCACGTACCGCTACCGCGGCCACTCGATGTCGGACCCGCAGAAGTACCGCACGAAGGAGGAGATGGAGTCGAAGAAGAACGAGGACCCCATCATCCGCCTCAAGTCCTACATCGTCGACCAGGGCTTCAGCGACAACGAGGCGCTCGACGGCATCGACGAGGAGGTGAAGCAGGTCGTGCTGGAGTCGGTCGAGTTCGCCGAGAACAGCCCGTTCCCCCCCGTCGAGACGATGTACGAGGACGTGTACGTGCAGGACGACTACCCATTCATTGTGTAGCGCCACCCATTCCACCCGTCATCCTGAGCGGAGCGAAGGATCTCCTCAGGGCTGACTCATCCCCCTCGGGAGATCCTTCGTCGCTCCGCTCCTCAGGATGACAAGCTGAATCGTAGAGACATGGCTGAAATTCAATTCAGAGAGGCCCTCCGCGCCGCGATGGTCGAGGAGATGGAGCGGGACGAGGACGTGTTCCTCATGGGCGAGGAGGTGGCCGAGTACAACGGTGCCTACAAGGTTTCCGAGGGCATGCTCGACCAGTTCGGGCCGAAGCGCGTGATCGACACGCCGATCTCGGAGAACGGCTTCTCCGGCCTCGGCATCGGCGCGGCGATGATGGGGCTCCGCCCGATCGTCGAGTTCATGACGTGGAACTTCACGTTCGTCGCCTTCGACCAGATCGTCTCGAACGCGGCGAAGATGCGCTACATGTCGGGCGGCCAGCTCAAGGTGCCCATCGTGTTCCGCGGTGGCAACGGGGCCGCCGGCCAGCTCGCCGCCACGCACAACAACTCGACGGAGGCGTTCTACACGAACGTCCCCGGCCTCAAGGTGATCGCCCCGTCGAACCCCGACGACGCGAAGGGCCTCCTCAAAGCCGCCATCCGCGACGACGACCCCGTGCTCTTCATGGAATCCGAGCTGATGTTCGGGATGAAGGGCGAGGTCTCCGACGACGAGGACTACATCCTCCCGATTGGCAAGGCCCGCGTCGCGCGCGAAGGCGACGACGTGACATTCGTCGCCCACTCGAAGAGCTACTGGCTGGCGATGGAAGCGGCCGAGGAACTCGCGAAGCAGGGCTACGAGGCGACCGTCATCGACCCCCGCACGCTCCGCCCGTTCGACACCGAGACGGTGCTGGAGTCGGTGAAGAAGACGAACCGGCTCGTCATCATCGACGAGTGCAGCCCGTACGGCGGCATCGCTTCCGAGGTCGCCTTCCGCATCCAGCAGCAGGCCTTCGACCACCTCGACGCACCGATCGCGCGCGTGACGGCGAAGGACACGCCGGCCCCGTACGCCAAGAACCTCATCGAAGCCTGGATGCCGACGGTCGACGAAGCGATCGCTGCGGCGAAAAAGGTGATGTACGTGGACTAGGTTCGAGGTTGGAGGTTCTGAGTTTTGAGTGCTTAGACATCCGACCCACAACCCCAAACTCACAACCCCAAACCCGATGGCCGTAGCCGTAGAAATGCCCAAAATGAGCGACACGATGGAGGAGGGCGTCCTCGTCGCGTGGCTCGCAGAAGAGGGGGACGCCGTCTCCGCCGGCGACGTCGTCGCCCAGGTCGAGACCGATAAGGCGACCATGGACCTCGAGGTTTACGACGACGGCGTGCTGCTGAAGCGGGTCGTCGCAGACGGCGCGAGCGTGCCGATCGGCGGACTGATCGCCGTCCTGGGGCAGGAGGGGGAGGACATCTCCGACATCCTCGCGAAGTACGGCGGTGACGGCGGGAGCGAAGCGGCCGAGCCGAAGGCGGAAGAAGCACCCGCCGAGGAGGCGCCCGCGAAACAGGGCGACGCGCCCGCTCAACCCGCGGCCCCCTCCGGCGATGGCGCGGCGGGCGTGCCCGAAGGCTACGGCCACGAAGGCCAGCAGCCGGAGCCCATGCCCACGCCCGCCGGCGGCTCCGCCTCTGACGGAA includes these proteins:
- a CDS encoding polyprenol monophosphomannose synthase, which translates into the protein MPDTAPIAPALPSDAPDAPRVLVVVPTYNEAANVGPLLRQVIALPDGYDVLIVDDGSPDGTADLVREIQNEFPGRVHLIERAGKQGLGTAYLTGFRYARDHGYLFICEMDADFSHNPADLPLLVEAVRSGADVAVGSRYVDGVRVLNWPLSRLILSYGAGIYTRSITRLPVQDVTAGFKCFHHRVLQAIDFDRVSSNGYSFQIEMTYRAWRKGFTVVEVPITFTERTEGQSKMSKAIVREAALKVWELRFRDLFGRL
- the pdhA gene encoding pyruvate dehydrogenase (acetyl-transferring) E1 component subunit alpha, yielding MANETKKAPRKRAAKGKSTPPDTTSDAKKPNGQLPTEPPKGTPDDADFRFYTKGGHTHESLGLSEDDLVGMYRSMMLQRRFEERAAQMYGRQKISGFLHLYIGQEAVSTGTVQALQPADPIITAYRDHGLGLARGMTANECMAELFGKIDGSSRGKGGSMHFFDVEHHFYGGHGIVGGQIPVAVGLGFAAKYKETGNVAVGFFGDGAINQGAFHEAANLASLYDIPVLLCCENNAYGMGTSVERSTAQPELYKKAYAYDMTGAVVNGMDVFEVYYAMSELAKQAREQNRPALVDIRTYRYRGHSMSDPQKYRTKEEMESKKNEDPIIRLKSYIVDQGFSDNEALDGIDEEVKQVVLESVEFAENSPFPPVETMYEDVYVQDDYPFIV
- a CDS encoding pyruvate dehydrogenase complex E1 component subunit beta, which encodes MNRRDMAEIQFREALRAAMVEEMERDEDVFLMGEEVAEYNGAYKVSEGMLDQFGPKRVIDTPISENGFSGLGIGAAMMGLRPIVEFMTWNFTFVAFDQIVSNAAKMRYMSGGQLKVPIVFRGGNGAAGQLAATHNNSTEAFYTNVPGLKVIAPSNPDDAKGLLKAAIRDDDPVLFMESELMFGMKGEVSDDEDYILPIGKARVAREGDDVTFVAHSKSYWLAMEAAEELAKQGYEATVIDPRTLRPFDTETVLESVKKTNRLVIIDECSPYGGIASEVAFRIQQQAFDHLDAPIARVTAKDTPAPYAKNLIEAWMPTVDEAIAAAKKVMYVD